A stretch of Paracoccus sp. N5 DNA encodes these proteins:
- a CDS encoding invasion associated locus B family protein, translated as MANRTSAALIAALFTLTGSAASVMAQEAATPAQPAAEAPASEAPASETPAATTPAPAAAPATEAPAAEAPAADGAPKVGQPYAKSTHGDWTLRCMKTETGKDPCELYQLLKDKNDSPVAEASVIPMTGNVQAVVTFVAPLETDLQAGLGLQVDAAKEGRYPFMLCAQVGCISRIGLADAELAPLKKGNKATVSVLPFGAPKEQMVKLDLSLKGFTAGMTALVEANKDLAAAPATPAPAAPAPAAAPAATPAEAPQQ; from the coding sequence ATGGCAAATAGGACGTCCGCGGCATTGATCGCCGCCCTCTTCACCCTGACCGGCAGCGCCGCCAGCGTGATGGCGCAGGAAGCGGCCACCCCGGCCCAGCCTGCCGCCGAGGCCCCCGCCAGCGAAGCCCCTGCCAGCGAAACGCCCGCCGCCACCACGCCGGCCCCCGCCGCCGCGCCTGCAACCGAGGCCCCCGCAGCCGAAGCCCCCGCTGCCGATGGCGCGCCCAAGGTCGGCCAGCCCTATGCCAAGTCGACGCATGGCGACTGGACCCTGCGCTGCATGAAGACCGAGACCGGCAAGGATCCCTGCGAGCTTTACCAGTTGCTCAAGGACAAGAACGATTCGCCGGTGGCCGAGGCCTCGGTGATCCCGATGACCGGCAATGTGCAGGCCGTCGTCACCTTCGTCGCGCCGCTGGAAACCGACCTGCAGGCCGGCCTGGGCCTGCAAGTCGACGCCGCCAAGGAAGGCCGCTATCCGTTCATGCTCTGCGCGCAGGTCGGCTGCATCTCGCGCATCGGCCTGGCCGATGCCGAGCTCGCCCCGCTGAAAAAGGGCAACAAGGCGACCGTTTCGGTCCTGCCCTTCGGCGCCCCGAAAGAGCAGATGGTCAAGCTGGACCTGTCGCTGAAAGGCTTCACCGCCGGCATGACCGCATTGGTCGAGGCGAACAAGGACCTGGCCGCCGCGCCGGCCACCCCGGCCCCGGCGGCACCGGCCCCGGCTGCCGCGCCCGCCGCTACCCCGGCCGAGGCGCCCCAGCAGTAA
- a CDS encoding DegQ family serine endoprotease: MNRPSFRPLLTASGLALLLALSPALAQAPAAQSPQAAANDNQPLAAPESKARKENVMPESFADLVEQVSPAVVNITTTSTVSTPLVRGPQLPEGSPFSDLFREFGFPGFPQGEDGNPFGGGPMEQQRSNALGSGFVVSPEGLIVTNNHVIEGADEIEVEFFSGKTLPAKVVGRDDKTDIAVLKVESDEPLPFVKFGDSDKGRVGDWVLALGNPLGQGFSASTGIISARNRALSGSYDDFIQTDAAINRGNSGGPLFNMDGEVIGVNTAILSPNGGSIGIGFSMASNVVSKVVEQLEEFGETRRGWLGVKIQPVTQDIADSLGLAEASGAMVTDVPSGPAADAGMKSGDVITSFAGGEVKDPRDLVRRVADAPVGKAVEVTVQRDGKPVELKVTLGRRELAEGSGSGKVDSASETASDLMGMTLAPLTPEIAAELGVSRDMQGLVVQSVDPTGAAADKGLTAGDVITEAGQQPVTTLADLEGRVKEAREAGRKSILVMVRRAGEPRFVALPVE, from the coding sequence ATGAACAGACCCTCTTTTCGTCCTCTTCTGACCGCCTCGGGGCTGGCGCTGCTGCTGGCACTGTCGCCGGCGCTGGCCCAGGCGCCCGCCGCCCAGTCGCCGCAGGCCGCCGCCAATGACAACCAGCCGCTTGCCGCCCCCGAAAGCAAGGCGCGCAAGGAAAACGTCATGCCGGAGAGCTTTGCCGACCTGGTCGAGCAGGTCAGCCCGGCGGTGGTGAACATCACCACGACCTCGACCGTCTCGACGCCGCTGGTGCGCGGTCCGCAATTGCCCGAGGGCAGCCCGTTCAGCGACCTGTTCCGCGAATTCGGCTTTCCCGGCTTCCCGCAGGGCGAGGACGGCAACCCGTTCGGCGGCGGGCCGATGGAGCAGCAACGCTCGAACGCGCTCGGCTCGGGCTTCGTGGTCTCGCCCGAGGGGCTGATCGTCACCAACAACCACGTGATCGAAGGCGCCGACGAGATCGAGGTCGAGTTCTTCTCGGGCAAGACGCTGCCGGCCAAGGTGGTGGGCCGCGACGACAAGACCGACATCGCCGTGCTGAAGGTCGAAAGCGACGAGCCCTTGCCCTTCGTCAAGTTCGGCGACAGCGACAAGGGCCGCGTGGGCGACTGGGTGCTGGCGCTCGGCAACCCGCTGGGGCAGGGCTTCTCGGCCTCGACCGGGATCATCTCGGCCCGCAACCGCGCGCTGTCGGGCAGCTATGACGATTTCATCCAGACCGACGCGGCGATCAACCGCGGCAATTCGGGCGGGCCCTTGTTCAACATGGACGGCGAGGTGATCGGGGTGAACACCGCGATCCTGTCTCCGAACGGCGGCTCGATCGGCATCGGCTTCTCGATGGCCTCGAACGTGGTCTCGAAGGTGGTCGAGCAGCTCGAGGAATTTGGCGAGACCCGGCGCGGCTGGCTGGGGGTGAAGATCCAGCCGGTGACGCAGGACATCGCCGATTCGCTGGGCCTGGCCGAAGCGAGCGGCGCCATGGTCACGGACGTGCCCTCGGGGCCTGCCGCCGATGCCGGGATGAAGTCGGGCGACGTGATCACCAGCTTCGCCGGGGGCGAGGTCAAGGATCCGCGCGACCTGGTGCGCCGGGTGGCCGATGCGCCGGTGGGCAAGGCGGTGGAGGTGACCGTGCAGCGCGACGGCAAGCCGGTCGAGCTGAAGGTGACGCTGGGCCGGCGCGAGCTGGCCGAGGGTTCGGGTTCGGGCAAGGTGGACAGTGCCAGCGAGACGGCCAGCGACCTGATGGGCATGACGCTGGCGCCGCTGACGCCCGAGATCGCGGCCGAACTGGGCGTGTCGCGCGACATGCAGGGGCTGGTGGTGCAATCGGTCGACCCGACCGGCGCCGCCGCCGACAAGGGCCTGACCGCCGGCGACGTCATCACCGAGGCCGGCCAGCAGCCGGTGACCACGCTGGCCGACCTCGAGGGACGAGTGAAGGAGGCGCGCGAGGCCGGTCGCAAGTCGATCCTGGTCATGGTGCGCCGCGCCGGCGAGCCGCGCTTCGTCGCCCTGCCGGTCGAGTAA